In Duganella zoogloeoides, a single genomic region encodes these proteins:
- a CDS encoding chemotaxis protein CheB: MLDAATALAAIDAVLASHRTRIKAVIIGASAGGVGALLKLLPGLPRQYAPAVVAVLHVPENRQSQLADVFAQRMALPVREAADKETLTSGTLYFAGSGYHLSVESDYCFSLSCEAPRNFARPSIDILMESAADAYGPALMGILLTGANHDGAAGMAAIGRAGGLTVVQDPQDAEVATMPQEAIRVRHPDLVLPLDAIHTLLLKLEKN; this comes from the coding sequence ATGCTCGATGCCGCCACCGCGCTTGCCGCGATCGACGCCGTCCTGGCCAGCCACCGCACTCGCATCAAGGCGGTGATCATCGGCGCCTCGGCCGGCGGCGTCGGTGCGCTGCTCAAGCTGCTGCCGGGCTTGCCCAGGCAGTATGCGCCGGCCGTGGTGGCGGTGCTGCACGTGCCGGAAAACCGGCAAAGCCAGCTGGCCGACGTGTTCGCCCAGCGCATGGCGCTGCCGGTGCGCGAAGCGGCCGACAAGGAAACCTTGACGTCCGGGACGCTCTACTTTGCCGGTTCCGGCTACCATTTGTCTGTCGAGTCGGATTACTGCTTTTCGTTAAGCTGCGAAGCGCCGCGTAATTTTGCCCGGCCATCGATCGACATCCTGATGGAGTCGGCGGCCGATGCCTACGGGCCGGCCCTGATGGGCATATTACTGACCGGGGCCAACCATGACGGCGCCGCAGGCATGGCGGCCATCGGCCGCGCCGGCGGCCTCACCGTGGTGCAAGACCCGCAAGATGCCGAAGTGGCGACCATGCCGCAGGAAGCGATCCGCGTGCGCCACCCCGACCTGGTGCTGCCGCTGGACGCGATCCATACATTGCTGTTGAAGCTGGAGAAGAACTGA